A stretch of the Flavobacterium sp. 5 genome encodes the following:
- a CDS encoding glutamine synthetase III has translation MSSIRFQALREASNRKLIDFQESGRKSELFGSNVFNDKAMKQYLTSDAFKAVQGAVQHGTKIDRKLADYIAMGMKEWALNKGVTHYTHWFQPLTGTTAEKHDAFFETSYDGSDPLEKFGGAQLVQQEPDASSFPNGGIRNTFEARGYTAWDPTSPAFIFGTTLCIPTIFISYTGEALDNKIPLLRALSAMDEAATEVCKYFDKNVKKVTATLGWEQEYFLIDKSLANSRPDLIMTGRTLLGHTSAKGQQLDDHYFGSIPTRALTYMRDLEQECIVLGIPVKTRHNEVAPNQFEFAPIFEEANLAVDHNCLLMDIMHKVAERHDFKVLFHEKPFKGVNGSGKHNNWSLSTDTGVNLLSPSKTPMTNLQFLTFFINTIKAVNDYEALLRGAIATASNDHRLGANEAPPAIISVFIGEQLTKVLAELEGVSTGKLSPEEKTDLKLNVVGKIPDVLLDNTDRNRTSPFAFTGNKFEFRAVGSSANCSNAMTTLNTIVAKQLKDFKAAVDVLIESKDMKKDDAIFNVLREYIKQSKKILFEGDGYSDAWQKEAAKRGLSNFKTTPEALKARASKQAIDLFGEMGIMNHIELHARYEIELEEYTKKIQIEGRVLGDISKNHVIPTAIRYQNTLIENVKGLKNIFGSEFESIAKEQIILIKEISGHIEGINSKVEEMTEERKKANNLTDAQAMAEAYCNNVKPYFEVIRNHCDKLELLVDNELWTLTKYRELLLTK, from the coding sequence ATGTCATCAATTCGTTTTCAAGCTTTACGAGAAGCTTCTAATAGAAAGCTAATAGATTTTCAAGAATCTGGTAGAAAATCAGAGCTTTTTGGATCTAATGTATTTAATGATAAAGCAATGAAGCAATATTTGACTTCAGATGCTTTCAAAGCAGTGCAAGGAGCAGTTCAACATGGAACTAAGATAGATAGAAAACTGGCAGATTATATTGCCATGGGAATGAAGGAATGGGCTTTAAATAAAGGAGTTACCCACTATACCCACTGGTTTCAGCCTCTTACGGGAACTACTGCGGAGAAACATGATGCTTTTTTTGAAACTTCGTATGACGGAAGTGACCCGCTAGAAAAATTCGGAGGTGCTCAATTGGTACAACAAGAACCAGATGCATCTAGTTTTCCCAATGGTGGAATTAGAAACACATTCGAGGCACGAGGTTATACTGCTTGGGATCCAACATCTCCAGCCTTTATATTTGGTACCACTTTGTGTATTCCAACAATTTTTATCTCTTACACAGGCGAAGCTTTAGATAATAAAATTCCACTATTAAGAGCTTTATCTGCTATGGATGAGGCTGCTACAGAAGTGTGTAAATATTTTGACAAAAATGTAAAGAAAGTAACAGCAACATTAGGCTGGGAACAGGAATATTTTTTGATTGACAAATCGTTAGCTAATTCTCGTCCAGACCTTATTATGACTGGAAGAACTTTGTTGGGACATACTTCTGCTAAAGGACAACAATTGGACGATCATTATTTTGGATCTATCCCAACTCGTGCTTTAACGTATATGAGAGATTTGGAACAGGAATGTATAGTATTAGGTATACCTGTAAAAACGCGTCACAACGAAGTTGCTCCAAATCAATTTGAATTTGCACCTATTTTTGAAGAAGCAAATCTAGCAGTAGACCACAACTGTTTATTGATGGATATTATGCATAAAGTAGCAGAACGTCATGATTTTAAAGTATTATTTCATGAAAAACCATTTAAAGGTGTAAATGGATCTGGAAAACACAATAACTGGTCATTATCAACAGATACGGGAGTTAATTTACTGAGCCCTAGTAAAACCCCAATGACTAATTTACAGTTTTTGACTTTCTTTATCAATACTATTAAAGCGGTAAATGATTATGAAGCTTTGTTAAGAGGTGCTATTGCTACGGCAAGTAATGATCATAGGTTAGGAGCCAATGAAGCGCCACCTGCAATTATCTCAGTTTTTATAGGAGAACAGTTAACCAAAGTTTTAGCGGAATTAGAAGGAGTTTCGACTGGGAAATTATCTCCAGAAGAAAAAACAGATCTTAAGCTAAATGTTGTTGGTAAAATTCCAGATGTTCTTTTGGATAACACTGACAGAAATAGAACTTCACCTTTTGCTTTTACGGGTAATAAATTTGAGTTTAGAGCTGTGGGTTCGTCTGCAAATTGCTCCAATGCAATGACAACATTAAATACAATTGTAGCTAAGCAGCTGAAAGATTTTAAAGCAGCTGTTGATGTTTTGATAGAATCGAAAGACATGAAAAAAGACGATGCTATTTTCAATGTGTTAAGAGAATATATCAAACAATCCAAAAAAATCCTTTTTGAGGGTGATGGTTACAGTGACGCTTGGCAAAAAGAGGCTGCAAAAAGAGGTTTGAGTAATTTTAAAACTACTCCGGAAGCCTTGAAAGCGAGAGCTTCAAAACAAGCTATCGATTTATTTGGAGAAATGGGTATTATGAATCATATCGAATTACATGCCCGTTATGAAATTGAATTGGAAGAATACACCAAAAAAATTCAAATTGAAGGCAGAGTATTAGGTGATATTTCAAAAAATCATGTAATTCCGACAGCTATCAGATATCAAAATACTTTGATCGAAAATGTGAAAGGTTTAAAAAATATTTTTGGTTCAGAATTTGAGTCAATTGCAAAGGAACAAATCATTTTGATAAAAGAGATTTCAGGACATATTGAAGGAATCAATTCTAAAGTAGAAGAGATGACAGAAGAAAGAAAGAAAGCCAATAATTTGACAGATGCTCAGGCTATGGCCGAAGCATATTGTAACAATGTGAAGCCTTATTTTGAGGTGATTAGAAATCACTGTGATAAACTAGAGTTATTAGTTGATAATGAATTATGGACTTTGACTAAATATCGAGAATTACTTTTAACTAAGTAG